ATCTTTTTTATTTCATAGCTTGTTCTATTTTGCTATTTAAAATTTGATTAATAATATAACCACCTTTCATTTTTACTGGATAGTATGCAATTAAAAACTTTAATAATAGAAAAATTTTAAATCTAAAAGATGATTTAAAATTTATTATAAAGAATACTATATTATGAGCAAATACGCTTCTATGAATATTTTCTTGATTAAGATATCCCATCAAACTTAACGTATTTAACATTACCTCTTTCCTAAATTGCGTTTTTTCCTCTAAACTGAGTAGTTTATTTAAGCTTTTCAAAAACAACAAATGACTACGGAAAATTTTTTTTACAAAATCTCGATTTGTGTATTTTGATGTATTTTCTTCATAAATACGATAATAACAATCTGTTTTACTGATAATTTTAAATCTAATATCTTTGTTATATACTATCTTTATATTGAATTCATCATCATCAAAAAGATCTAATTCTTCATTGAATCCTTCTTGTTTTAGAAAGAAAGATCTTTCCCAAAAAGGTCTGGTCATATTCCAAGGTAAGGGTCCTGTCAAAAATAGACATAGCAATTCATCTCTCTTCACTTGCGACAAATCTGGATAATCGTAATTTCCAAACTCATAGTTTTTAAAAAAACCCATTGAAAAGACGGCAAAATTAAGGTCTGGAAATTTTTCAAAAATTTCTAATCTTTTTTCTAAACAATCATCTTTTAAGAGATCATCTGAATCAAGAAATAAAAAAAACTCCCCTTTACTTATATTAACACCAAAATTCCTACAGCTATTCGCTCCCTTCCTTTTATCATTTGGTCGAGAGAAAAATTTAAATCGGCTATCTTTTGAAGCATATTTATCAACCTCTCCTTTTACATCATCTGTGCTTCCATCATCGACGATTAAACATTCCCAATTAGAGTAAGTTTGAAGTAAAACACTTGATAACGTTTCGTGAATTAAATGTGCCCTATTAAAAACTGGAACGATGATTGAAACTAAGGGATCATTTTTTATAAGCATATATTAATCCCGAAATTGGCGATAAACTTTTTGAAAAGTACTCAAAATTATTATTTTTAAGTATTTCTTCAATTTTTTCTGCTCCTTTATCATGCCATTCTAGCATGAAAACATCTATCTTGTGAAGTAATTGTGAGTTCTTTAAATTTTCAAAAATTTCATATTCTGCTCCCTCACAATCCATCTTGATAACAATTTTTCTGCTTGGATTTTCATCCATTATTCTTACTAATTCTTCGCTAGCACTATTAATTTGGACTGGTACTTTAATAGCTGTATTAGTATTTGAATAACTAGGGCTCAATTCACCTCTTATACCGGTATTCCCTTTACTGTTTTTATTGAAAAGGAAAAATTCTTGTCTTGTTTTATCTCCTAAACCTATATTTTGAATACTTTCAACTTTTGAAATTAATTTATTTAAACCAAAATTATCAATCGCCTGATTGTATGTCTCTTCTATAGGTTCAAAACAATAAATTTTTTCTACATGAGGTAAATTTGAAAAAAACAATGATGCAATTCCAATATTAGTTCCGATATCAATTATTACGCTTTTATCATTACAAATAAAATTATAGTCGTTTTCTACAAAGACCTCTTTTAAAATAAAAAACTCTTCCGCACTTTCGACATAAATTTTTAAATTTAAAAAGCCAACTAGAAATCCTTTATTATAATTTACAATCGAAATATTTTTAAATTTTTCTTCAAGCTCTTCTATATGTTTTCTTGCTTTAAAAATTATATCGAAATTATCCTTAACGTCAAATTTCTTTAAGCCTTTAATTTCCGCATTAACAATCTTCTTTTTATTTTCGATTCTATAACCTAAATCATTGATTATCTTGTATAATATTTTTTTCATAATTTATTTAAAAGCAATATCGAAATCAATATTAATTTTACTTTGTCCTTTTGGTTTTTTCCCTTTAGTTAAAAAATAATTTCCCTCTTCAATACTGAAGGTAAAAGCATTATCTATCCAGTCTGAGTCTTCACCGTTAACTGCTAAATAAATTGTTGCCGAATAGATGCCATATTCAAAAGGATTTCTCTCGAAACTTAAGATAATTTTATTGGGGTTGTCAATATTTTCTACATCTTTTAGAATAGAACTCACCCAAACCATTCTTTGTCCAAAATCATCTTCAATCCTTAAATCGAATCTAATATCTTCTGAATTTAGGTTATTGATATTTACTATATCAAAAATAATAGACATTGGCTGACCTGTAACGGGTTTCAAATTTTCTGATGCACCAAAAACCTTGACACTATCGAAAAACACTTTTTTATTTCCTTTTCTGTTTTTAATTTCCGAAAGTTTCAAATCTAATGCATTGCCCTTAAGATATGCTAAAATACTCTCATCTGTGTTGCCTTTAAAAACAATTTTTCCATTTTCTAAAACTATTCCTCGAGTACATAAATTTTTGACCGCTGACATATTATGGCTTACAAAAAGGACAGTTCTACCTTCTCCTCTTGAAATATCCTTCATTTTTCCAATCGCTTTCTTTTGAAATTCGGCATCTCCAACAGCTAAAACCTCATCAACTACTAAAATTTCAGGTTCTAAAAAAGCCGCAACAGCAAATGCTAAACGAACTGTCATTCCAGAGCTATATCTTTTCACTGGAGTATCAATATAACGTTCGCAACCAGAAAACTCAATAATTTCATCAAGCTTAGAAGTAATTTCCTTTTTTGTCATTCCTAAAATGGCACCATTAAGAAATATATTCTCTCTTCCTGTCATTTCTCCATTAAAACCAGTTCCAACTTCTAATAAGGAAGCTATACGTCCTCTAGATTTTATACTACCTGTTGTTGGTGCTGTAACCTTCGAAAGAATTTTCAAAAGTGTAGATTTTCCTGCCCCATTCTTTCCAATGATCCCTAAAACTTCTCCACGTTCAACTTCAAAGTTAATGTCTTGTAAAGCCCAAACGTAATCTGAAGTTCCTTTTGTGGAACGATCGTTGGTATCACCAATTTTTAAATATGGATTTTCTTTTCCACGAATTTTATGCCACCAACGGTTTAAATCATGACTTAAAGTTCCTGTTCCTACCTGTCCTAAGCGGTATTGCTTAGAAATATTTTCGGCTTTTAATATAATCTCTTTCATTATACAGTGTCTATAAAGCTTTTCTCTGTTCTATTAAAAACCAATAATCCAATAAAAAAAATAGTTAATGTAACAACCATTGTATATACTAACCCTAAAATCGATATACTACCAACATTTAAAAGCATATAACGAGAAGTTTCAATCACATAAGCTAATGGATTGTATTCTACAATCCATCCAAATTTTGGAAGTTTATCTTTTATCAACTCCATAGGATACATTACAGCAGATATATACATTAGCAATT
The Flavobacterium humidisoli DNA segment above includes these coding regions:
- a CDS encoding glycosyltransferase family 2 protein is translated as MLIKNDPLVSIIVPVFNRAHLIHETLSSVLLQTYSNWECLIVDDGSTDDVKGEVDKYASKDSRFKFFSRPNDKRKGANSCRNFGVNISKGEFFLFLDSDDLLKDDCLEKRLEIFEKFPDLNFAVFSMGFFKNYEFGNYDYPDLSQVKRDELLCLFLTGPLPWNMTRPFWERSFFLKQEGFNEELDLFDDDEFNIKIVYNKDIRFKIISKTDCYYRIYEENTSKYTNRDFVKKIFRSHLLFLKSLNKLLSLEEKTQFRKEVMLNTLSLMGYLNQENIHRSVFAHNIVFFIINFKSSFRFKIFLLLKFLIAYYPVKMKGGYIINQILNSKIEQAMK
- a CDS encoding FkbM family methyltransferase, coding for MKKILYKIINDLGYRIENKKKIVNAEIKGLKKFDVKDNFDIIFKARKHIEELEEKFKNISIVNYNKGFLVGFLNLKIYVESAEEFFILKEVFVENDYNFICNDKSVIIDIGTNIGIASLFFSNLPHVEKIYCFEPIEETYNQAIDNFGLNKLISKVESIQNIGLGDKTRQEFFLFNKNSKGNTGIRGELSPSYSNTNTAIKVPVQINSASEELVRIMDENPSRKIVIKMDCEGAEYEIFENLKNSQLLHKIDVFMLEWHDKGAEKIEEILKNNNFEYFSKSLSPISGLIYAYKK
- a CDS encoding ABC transporter ATP-binding protein produces the protein MKEIILKAENISKQYRLGQVGTGTLSHDLNRWWHKIRGKENPYLKIGDTNDRSTKGTSDYVWALQDINFEVERGEVLGIIGKNGAGKSTLLKILSKVTAPTTGSIKSRGRIASLLEVGTGFNGEMTGRENIFLNGAILGMTKKEITSKLDEIIEFSGCERYIDTPVKRYSSGMTVRLAFAVAAFLEPEILVVDEVLAVGDAEFQKKAIGKMKDISRGEGRTVLFVSHNMSAVKNLCTRGIVLENGKIVFKGNTDESILAYLKGNALDLKLSEIKNRKGNKKVFFDSVKVFGASENLKPVTGQPMSIIFDIVNINNLNSEDIRFDLRIEDDFGQRMVWVSSILKDVENIDNPNKIILSFERNPFEYGIYSATIYLAVNGEDSDWIDNAFTFSIEEGNYFLTKGKKPKGQSKINIDFDIAFK